The sequence TAGGTGCGGCCAGACCCGGCTGGCGATCGGGTTCGATGGCGAGAACCACAGCGTGCTGCCGTCGGGGGCGTCCGCGGCGGCCAGCGCGGCCGAGACCAGCGCCCGGCCGAGCCCGCTCCCCCGCGCCCCGGCGGTGACGGCGACCGAGTTGAGGTAGACGTAGCGGCCCGGGGGCAGCAGGGCGGGGCGGTCCGGCTCGCCGCCGTCGACCGGCCACCACTCGCAGACCGCGATCGGCCGGCCGCCGGCCTCGAGCAGGGTCGAGGACGACGTCCCCGTCGACAGGCGGCTACGGAAGCCGGCCTCGGCCGCGGGCACCTGCCGGACGTACGGGCTGGCGGCGGCCTGGAACGCGACCGCCTCCCGGTGCAGCGCGACCACCGCCTCGACGTCGTCCGGCCCGGCCGCCCGGGTGGTCACGCCGCCGGGGAGCGGGCCGGGCAGCGGGACGGGCGGACGCAGGCAGTAGTGGCCGCTCGGCTCGAGGCCGATCCCGGCCCACCAGCCCTCGTC comes from Mycobacteriales bacterium and encodes:
- a CDS encoding GNAT family N-acetyltransferase, with the protein product MLTVRARADADAAAVAALLAATADRTEALDPAIRLARRPGSGPALVAVGADGALHGHVRPVEQVLDAEDPDRAYGPDRSVSWFDAAATGPDAIAALAAAIRATPVGAEADGVLWPAVDEGWWAGIGLEPSGHYCLRPPVPLPGPLPGGVTTRAAGPDDVEAVVALHREAVAFQAAASPYVRQVPAAEAGFRSRLSTGTSSSTLLEAGGRPIAVCEWWPVDGGEPDRPALLPPGRYVYLNSVAVTAGARGSGLGRALVSAALAAADAPDGSTLWFSPSNPIASRVWPHLGWRPIWSAWERRS